ATATTTTccataactgaaaatatttgtcaacaaatacatatatttgttttttttctcaatattaataaactttgaaatgatgatttttcatttttctgtaaaaagatgcacgttttaattttttcagctctggttacggacactacagtttcaagtagcattattaaatagacaaaatttaccttttgtaGTGAAATTATTAATAGACTTTACTAAATTTGTCATCAGTGAACcttccaaattgaaaaaaagtagTGATTCTTTATCTCTCATCGCTTCAATGTTTGCTATTACATCTTTCAATTTCATGCTGCAGCAACAGAAAATGATGCTGTATATAAAGATGCTGCAATAAGGGTTTTCCAATGTGGTTGCAACATCAacaagttgatgaaaaataaagttgattaattaacttgtgaaatcagttattactttcataagaatagctataaacaaaatttaaaaaaatgtttatttacaccattgaaagacaggttacggacactacagtgTTTTTGTAGTGTCTGTAACCATATTAGTGGTGCTACAGCAAAAATGTAGTTAACAATAAAGGAAAtagcataaaaatttaatgtcaacagttaaatttgataaaaaaaaatcaataaagactcttataatatcttacaaatctataaaatacaattggttacggactctacatattttcataaaaacctgattttcaattttaaaaattcatgcaaataaatttcagaaatacatgattttgattttttttctttaagtactattacaacagagaaatgattctggaccaaaatattaaagaaaaaataatgttaacatagcaattaatcattataacaaaaggaaggaatttcagtgaaaaactgcataacatcttacccatttcacatttttctcgACAGCTTCAACAATTTTCATCTGATCATGATAAATCAAACAccaaaataatctttaaaaaattgtctttatgctgataacacacatttacatagaaatatataatattataccattattttatttgaaaaatatggaaaattctaagtgcaacaacataacgcttcaaaaatgactttttctagatgcgttttttgccactgcttgaaaactatttgagctagatcaataaaatttggcacagaacttcttcatatttagtgttgtgaagtgtaaatgttaaattgcacTAAAGGGttaggaaatttttgaaaaccatgtataacaatgcgatattctaaatgctccctatattgtgtttcacccgtAACTTTACTCATTATATTTTCTTAGTGCTCCACCCCTGCATTACTCCCTATTTCTCTCTTTCTCATGCACACACAGATGCACACATGCACAGACACACTCACACACATGTCTGTTGACAGTCATTTTCACCTGTCTATTAGCAGACAATTTCAAATAATCTACTTTTCTATCCTTTTGACAACAGTTACTCTTGCTTTGAGAAAGATAATTGGTATTTTATTCCTTATTGGtatatatttaatacaaaaacaatgtgccagtttcttttattgaaaaatgGCTTACAGTTTTGAAAACAGAAGTTAGTGTGGTTGTTACATTTCAATAACTAATATTCCCATAAAACTACAGAATCTGCCTCCCCATAGGTCATCATCAGCAATATTCTTGTTCTTCACACTGATCTCATCCCCGACATTTAACTGAGTTACCACGGTAACAGAGCCTTGATCAGGTCTCCCAGAATCTCCGTGACCAAAGGCACCAGCAAGAGTGTTTCCATTTTTCATTATTGCTGCACTAAACTCTGCTTTTGCATTTATATAGCTCATAATTGATGTAGAGAAAATGTAAAGTCCAGATTTTGGAGCAATGAAAAGTCCATGTTGATTGCTGTAACCTCCCCCCTAGGTTGAGGTTAACAGATTCAAAGACAACATTCTGATCAAGACCTAGATGTTCAATATGATTCCTAGCTATAACTGCATGGAATGCTACAGGTCCCTCTTGAACACCATTGGTCAAAAACCTTTTAGAGATCTGAGCCCCTGGAATGAAACAGAACAAGAAAATTTTAGGTTTAGTGAACTGATATTGACACAGCATCTACACAAGTCTTCAATCATTCTGTAGACTTTTGTCTTTAAAGACAAAAATGAGACTTGAAATAAATAATCTGTTTAAAACTCTGTGCCAGATTGTTCTGAGTTGATATTAATCATACAACTGTGTAAATGAAGTTGATTTTGGCCAATTTGTCATTCTTAAAGAGTGGAGTGAGAAGTAGGTGGTTATTGGGGGTAGAAACTCACCAGTATGTCTGGTTTTCAGCTTTCCATGGACTGATGTATGTAGTGTGTTTCCAGTaaaagtgttcaaaagctttCCAACCATATCTGATCCCGAGTCTATGATTCCATTCTTAGCAAGCTTGTGATTGGCTGGGGATGATTTCAGTTCAGTTTCAACACTTTCTTCTTGTTCCCCATTTTCTGTATTTGAATCCAGAGTGTTTGGATGTTGTTTCTTTACTGTATATTCACCTTTTCCATCCAGTATGGCTTTGATATTGTTTAGCTCCTCAGTATTTGTTTTAGGTTGGACAAACATTTTATCTGTCTCTTCTGGTCTTTCACCCAGCTTCTGAACTTTCAGCTCAAGGATTTCAACTTCTCTTCTGTTGCTCTCAACTTCTGATTTTTGAAGTTCTACATCTTGCTTGAGTGCTTCTATAATGCCTTTTTGCTCTGCAAGTTCCTTGGTTTTAGCAGCAAGATATTTTTGGAGGTCTTCATTCAGTTCAGAGAAGATTGTCAGTTTCTTATTGGAGATAGTTACACGTGCCTCAGTGTATCTATTTCACTTGACTGTTCCTTGTCTGGAAGTAGTGCAGACGTATCATGATACAGTTCAGTCAATAAAAAAATGTTGCTAAGGTAAAAGTAAAAAGTattaaactttgtcattaatcTCAGTAAAACTGATTGATCTATACATAAAGTTTAGTTTATTTTGTATAATGGTGTTTGGAACAAGTAGTTAAGGTTGCTGACCTCAAATCACTTTACCCTCACCTTGATTTGTTTGAGCCTTGTGCAGAATGTCAAATTCTTTTATGAGATAGGTCCGTGGTTCTGCCCATGTGCTTCATATACTTAACTGCTCAGAGGATCACAGGGCCTTCCTCCACAAATCTGTTAATGAATTTCATAAGAAGACTAGAATCAAAAAGTGGTCTAGTGGCCCATATTCTGAGTATGAAACCAGGGATCGTGAGCTCGAGAGTTTGCTTCTCCAACAAAAATTAACTAACACTGGGATAAGAGTCTCATTtttgggtgctttacacctggcaagTTAtggaaccagggaagcttctggaattttAGCGTCTTCTTTATCTTGCTCTATCTTCCCTCTAAACAACATACTAACAGTTTTCTGGAAGAGTTGCCCATATGGATGTCTGGAgatgactataaataagcttacatacaaataaGAATAAAACCATTTAGAAGCATTAGAGCAAAGTAATAGTAAACTCGATTGGATTGtcttgagtctgttaatgagaggaaaaatgaaatttgttaagttttcatatgacctaaattttgcTTTAGAAGTAgggaagaaaaatatataatgaaagaaAGTTTTGTACCTCTTCTTTCTAGAGCTTCAAGTCTCTTCCAAATTGCTGTTGATGAAGGGTCAGCATTGCCAAAACAGAGAGGTACAATTGTCACTAGAAATAGGGTAGTTAGCCTAATGGTGTACATCCTTGTCATGTACATATTGCCACTGTGGCATGTCCCAAATGTTTGCTAGTTTCTACTGATTATGTCTTTTATCTGTGACCTGAATCTCTTATTGTGCGTAATTCATGATAAGAAGGTTCTTAAAGGTGGTTAGTCTGATTTTGGTCACTTTGTGGATTTGTCCAAAACTTGATATCTGATCTTTTacacttatttatatttactatCTGCTTAcatgttaaatttttgtttgagGTATCTTtgtatttttggttgcgggtttatcccgctaccaaagttaaagtgtatttctgacaatcatagcatctttatttgattccaaatcacatccaaagtatgttcatgtgctacacaaaatagtcccattcatgaacaatgcggatgaattatcattgaacaagcagttcttattcagccTTTATCCACtagcactgaccatttagattatataagatgtATCAATGATAAGgcattccagcccatggttacatcacaagctgggtcaggcagagttcatcttagatatgaggcacattaaatttgtatttgtttctcattcatgtatattcatagactggcatttaaacagaaaataaatttaccaacaacccgcaaccatcagccatttcaaggctttgattatattCCTATCcttgttgcccaaccaagataagAGTTAATTAAGCATGAGTATAAATTTggtaaacatactttgcctaaggaatgatctaaatataaaaaaaatgagttGCATTGACAGTTATATATTTAGCTAAATTTCAATTGAATATTATTACCTTCCTTTTCTTATCATGGTTGTGCAACCAAGGTTGACTGGAAATAAAGTATTTTTGAAGccaaacagttttaaaaacttGCCTTTTtgtcagattgttgaaatatctcaTTATCATTCTCAAATACTTTTATACCAATTTAGGGGCAAATTACAAAAGTTTATGAAAAAGATACATTTCTAATAATAATCTATTTTTATGTAGTCagtattttttaagtttgttcCTCAAGtgaatctctaacagaatatatgaaatgtTAAAGAtgtcataaaaattaaaattgctTAAATGTGATATGACCACCTTTAAAGACAAGATCGAAGTTTCATTCCAAATATGTTGACCTCTTCACATGACTGTTGATAGCCTTGACTGCCTATTTTAGACACACTTTTTGTAGCAAGATTTGTGGGAAAATGTTGAGATCAGTGTGTGTAAATGTAGTTGTAGAATTTCTAAGTTGGCTAAAATTTTAACAGATTAATTGTTATTTTTAGCAGTAATTAGTAATCTGTAATGTACTTAATgtaagaaaaattaaaacaatgtaaaaaggccatagtatatattatatatattataccagatttatatagtgcccttttcatgataaacacgttcaaaggcgctttacatatagcaaatgcagccacacagggcacgaaGTAGATTACTTTGCTAGTGCCTTTTCTTCTTGGGGATCATTTACTAGTTTGTATCTACACATTGGTCCCACTCAGCTAACccagcctgcccgcttagctcagtaggtagagcattggtctactgatcgcggggtcgtgagtttgatccttgggcgtggcgtatgttctccgtgactatttgataaacgacattgtgtctgaaatcattagtcctccacctctgattcatgtggggaagttggcagttacttgcagagaacaggtttgtactggtacagaatccaggaacactggttaggttaactgcccgccgttacatgactgaaatactgttgaaaaacggcattaaacccaaaacaaatgtCAGCTAGTCCAGACACTTTCGTGTCCCTGGTATCCTGACCTTTTTGCACCTCTGTACATTATTAAATCTTTCAGTTATGATGTattattttacttaagaaatgatatatctcattttaTGATTTCgttgctgaataaaatcattgtttggagttcagatgcaaagtgATTATGGAATTATATCATGAAGGCGCAGCGGggtaataatacgcatctgaacgacaaacaatgattttattcaagagcaaatcactaaatgagatatattattttgattctaacacattcccaaggattttaaagtacatccttgatgacatacattaaatatttgccagttttctgttggtttcttttccagcgcgccgctatgccatttgacactatgatgtaataattgtgacgtcagaaaaatgaattgttgtttaataactgagttttcagccttctttgtttaatatgaaaatgaaacgggtcgtgttagaatgaaaaATCATCAGCCAATGTTGAAAGAGTGGGCTGTCAGAGATTGAAATGGGAGTTTGTGGAGGCGGAGTTGGGGCGGGGTCcataaatttaatacatttttatctaACATTGAATCTCCTTCCTTATGAAAATCATTTGCCAAATCTTCTACTTTCAGCATTACATTTAGCCGTGAAGAATGGTAACTTAAACAGTGTACGGGTGCTGTTGACAGAGTCGAGTATAAATGCTGAGGCAATAAATGCCAAgtaagttttatattttcatacttgtttcttatatatatatatatatatatatctatttatgtCTCCAACATGTAGTTGGGGTGACAAATTGAAGTGCAGTCCATCTTCCAGTCTGTCTAACTGTATGTCATAAAGTTTGTCCATGCAACTTCTATGACACCACTGAGCATATTTACATCAgacttcacaagagtgatcattGGCAAACTTAACAGTGAATGTCGTCAGAATTAACTGGTTCCATCATTTTCAGtagggttatggcccttaattcATCATATTAtcttatgatgttttggccacttcttggggtatatggagattttcgGAACTTTGTCAAAttgttcaaaaggtcctttttgatgttgtctaaaagtgtcagtatatgcctttgatgtcagatatttccttatttgagagctgcagacctagacatttcagaaatagtttcaaaatgaatttcttataataaatgtatattttacagaagcgtgaaagggccatcagatgctaatatgttttattatgttacaggTGTGGAAAGGATATACAGGTTTCCTAAACTGCATTTTTATAGCTATTTTTGTCTCATTCGGCTGTTTTCATACAAACatgtaaaaaatgttgaaaaaaacactcatttttagaaaaaaatgaatttcctAATATCCTTAAGATGAcaagcacatttttatacaatctcgccaggcataagtatgtttttgacaacacagcaAATTATGTCAGATGACCgtcagctttttccggaagtaaagaaaatgaaagtaaacaccTGGCTAAACTTGAAAACTCATGTCGCATCtgcattggtctatagtcagggGTCACACGCAGGGGTCACCCTATCTAAATGTATGCACAATTTCtgacgatttgaaaatacctgggctttagcatgacatgtcagcttttcatctacgaaaaaatatttgaactcggaataaacacaaaccCACAGGTGTCCGTAACAGAGCAAGGGAATAttgagatttttggaactttgtcaaatcgttcaaaaggtcctttttgatgttgtctaaaagtgtcagtatatgcctcggatgttagatatttctatatttgagagctgcagacctagacatttcagaaatagtttcaaaatggatttcatgtaataaatgtatattctacagaagcgtgaaagggccatcagatgtTAATATGTTTTGTTATGTTACAGGCGTGGAAAGGATATAGGCAGAAATTGATGCCCATTTTCTTTTAACTCtcttgaaaagaattttaatgaaataagcAAAAGTTTGACATATAAAGAATCAATGTTCAGAACACAATTTCAGCCTTGACAGTTCAAGGTCAGATTCATACATTGAGGTCAAAGGGTCAAATAGTATCTATATCTTCCATAAATCTTTCGCTCCTTTGATCTATGCATAATTTGGTTTTACATATAAGACCATTTGCAGAAAGCAACTCCCTGtgtgtttaaggtcaaggtcggaAACTTAGACCAAAGGTCAACATATAGAAAGTATTTTTGTCTGCCACAAAGGCCATGAGGGTAGAGTTTTATTAAGGCCGTGTGGGTAGAATTACAGATAAGACATCCTCTGAGCTGATCTGTTTttctcaaattattttaaattggaAATCATTGCTGACATTTTGGtgacaaaaataaatgttatgatAGGATAAATCACAGCAGGGAATAACACCAATAACAGTAATTACTTGACAGTAATAAAATTTAGATTGGCTACAGACTGTTTACCCTTAAATGACAAAAGTGGTTAAATTTTTCTATAGCAGTAAACCATTCTACTGAAAATGTTAATTTTCTGTTACAAggcaataaaaacttttatataaacaattttatttatgGTTCAATTTTTATAACAATTAGAATGATAGAAGTTTTCCTTTTGTCAATAAtactaaattttgatttttaaagtgggtatcaacaaatttaaaaaatttttacaagCAAAGAAAATGAGAAATCTGCAATTGTATAAGAGATTCTATGGAATTGAGACTTGAATTATGTTTTCTAAAATTATGCTTACAAGTTTCTGTAATAAATTTTTGAACTGAAGAAAATTTTGCGTTTAAGTACAGTAGCAAAATGCAGTTATGTTTTGGACTTCTTTTATTTTGGATATTCGGGGGCAGTTACATCTCTCATACTGCAGGCGATCCATCAAATGTAACTCACTCGGATGTTACAGCACATTTTGTGACTTTAACGGAACTCTACAGCAGCAACAATATAAGTGTTCAAGATTTCATCCCGATATTGCAGACGGAAGACGCAATTCACGTTCAACTCAGTGTTGAGCTGTACGCTCTAACTGACTTTGATGAAGTTTCCGGTTCGTTAGAATTGATGATTGGCTTTAATATGTCTTGGTTTGATGAAATAGTGTATTGCAATGGGTTATCTATGTACGAAGCTTTTCCGTTGGCGTCAAATACTTTACCAAGGCTTAAAACACTCTTAGTTCCACATGGAACAATCTGGACACCAAAGCTGGTTTTGATGAACTCTGTTGAGTCAATGGAAAGTATCGGTGGGAATGCATTTAGGCAGAGGTTTAATTTAGAAACGGGAGAGGTCAAGTGGAATCCGAGAGTGCAAGTGCATAGCGCTTGTTCGCCTGATGTTACCTACTACCCTTTCGATAGACAAAAGTGCACATTTACATTTTCAGCATGGGGATATACAGGTCATGAATTATATCTTAATACATATAAAAGAGAATGGAGCATTAGTTCATATGAGGAGAATGGAGAATGGACCCTGATTGAAACAGACACTGAAACTTCAGGTGCATTTACTGATAGTGAACCAGCAGTTAGTCTGTCGATAACAATTGAACGGAAAcctttatattttgcatttaacatAATTCTTCCGATTTTAGTGCTCGTACTTCTGAATGGTATGGTATTCTGGCTTCCAGTCGAGTCGGGGGAACGAGTCGGATTTTCAGTGACATGTTTCTTGTCATTTGTTGTGCTACTTAATATGATAATGGATATTTTGCCTCGTTCCTCTTCGCCGATATCGTATCTTTGTTTCTATACTGTGTCCATGATGATGTTTAGCGGACTCAATACAGCTTTTGTTATTCTCCAAATGAAACTCTTCCATAAACCAGACTCGGAAAAAGTCCCACAATGCATTATCAGATGTGTTAGGTTCCTGAAATGTGAATGTATTAGAGATAGAAGAAATTCTTGCTCTCGCATGAAAGGAGGTAGAAAAATTCATTCAGCAGAAGAAGGACACAAAGACATAGTTATTACCTCAAAGGATGAAATGGAGCCCAAagatgaaaatgaaattgaaacagaaatCACCTGGCAAGATATTGCACACTTTCTGGATAAATTCTTTTTTCTCGCGTTCTTGGGTGGACAGATATTTTTcagtctttgttttttgttaccaaTTGGGTTGAGAGCATGAAGCAAAGTAAAAAAACCCTTGCAgactttttgtgacatttttaaagttaatatttggttattaacattgttctgtacagtATAGCTATATATCCAATTAGTACCAGTTCGAAAATACTTTTTGGACCAATATGTTTTTTGGATGGCTACTAGTCCAATTATATCCAACATATTGAATAGGACAGTGATAAAATCTTTTTATTCTACGCTTATTTTTTcagtagaaaaaagaaaaaaatgtcaaaaagacacaattttatcttttaaacttatatAGAAACACTGCATCAAACATTAAGTAATGTTGATATTCATACAGATACTTTTTATCATGGTGATTTAACATCAAGATCAAGTcaaaaatgttgcattatatggAAATATATTGAACAGACACATGGTTATATGTGAATCACAGTTTGGAAGTAAGGAGTTTGAGTAATAATATACCATAACAGTAAAACAGATGCTACATTTTTTTGCATATCAGAGAAATGTGTTGTGTATATAAAGACAATTTGTAGATTAAAATGGTTTGAAAATACTTTAACTTTGTTTTTAGGTTACCAAATCTTCTGTCCGCCATGCATCATAGTCGCCCTTATTtagttatttgtttaaatatatcaaaacaacaGTCAGTGCCTTCAAGAATGAATGAGAACAattataaacaaaagtaaacagGTCAGACAACCAGCACCTGTGAATGACTGACCAATGAAAAAAAGGCAAAACATTGACTTGTCAGACAAGGCAAACCTAAAACCTATCAGAAAAGGCAAAACATTGACCTGTCAAAATAGGCCCATTGACCAGTCAGAAAAGGCAAAATGTTGACCTGTCAAAAAGGCAAAACATTGACTTGTCAGACAAGGCAAACCTAAAACCTATCAGAAAAGGCAAAACATTGACCAGTCAGAAAAGGCAAAATGTTGACTTGTCAAAAAAGGCAAAACATTAACCTATCAGAGAGGTCAAAACATTGACCAatcagacaaaacaaaacattgaccaatcaaaaaaggCGAAccattgaccaatcagaaaagGCAAACCTAAAACCTATCAGAAAAGTCAAAACATTGACCAGTCAGACAAAGCAAAacattgaccaatcaaaaaaggCAAAccattgaccaatc
The genomic region above belongs to Mercenaria mercenaria strain notata chromosome 12, MADL_Memer_1, whole genome shotgun sequence and contains:
- the LOC123533989 gene encoding uncharacterized protein LOC123533989; this translates as MFVQPKTNTEELNNIKAILDGKGEYTVKKQHPNTLDSNTENGEQEESVETELKSSPANHKLAKNGIIDSGSDMVGKLLNTFTGNTLHTSVHGKLKTRHTGAQISKRFLTNGVQEGPVAFHAVIARNHIEHLGLDQNVVFESVNLNLGGRLQQSTWTFHCSKIWTLHFLYINYELYKCKSRV